A single genomic interval of Aedes aegypti strain LVP_AGWG chromosome 1, AaegL5.0 Primary Assembly, whole genome shotgun sequence harbors:
- the LOC110677960 gene encoding serine/arginine repetitive matrix protein 2-like isoform X3 codes for MTTFGNVSFVLKTTTVTYVVFEEPSAVESSCRCDYLDKYPVTIRSVLDGSTGASIETCILEQIDQNSSLLVDEEEGQINNFMQLLDMENLDDYLEADEKDKSTNSDKPLLEVGNEEIIVTEEEIVPDGEAGADVAAIEEQALQSQGKATPGTVLVDHRTKSILQLSCNLLRLVDLPQLRVAVRKVSKREHVPRKSGPKKPSSSDATVKEKKKKEKSPERKQTLSESEKKAGDPVTSKTKKKEKKDEGRVEEKKNENRDEERSEEKKDEERGQEKKKEKSPERKKTLSEIEKKAGDPVTSKTKKKEKDKGHEEMKKKEKKDKERGEEKRKEDKPHIKDEVFTSGDIEMKQEKPVEKSTKKKHEKVVVPATGVGSKNKVVSMPAAVSEEQEIAREKLKKETESNVKHQKQRKEVKVNEETGPTKSETTQDASEVKRPVKNEASVHQQFGKKAFVQLTKLSPEQIESLSTIRRESVTSQIKAEDAPGKKQVKSEDVVPGKKRKPGPDKAAMKRHLDSMKVEATEVTTKKPIKRVLSDSEDESSSKPSDPNCNTPKASHKTAGPGSSQKKKKPKLEKSVEKESSVALDTEQTQQEESSTKDEKQSEVANEQLVDVSTASSEVFGKISESVPDIANTVEICQVESAADIESEDEQPLVIDEPEEEVIEIQSMEQKKPDRIVVALDAKSAGLLKGKTHDENLLFLDVLPKLLVKLKRITSTEHIVSRPKDHATKSSDHHVKPPAPKKVSFDASSVKKKEEKSDKPRKTNLDRIDSKFLPANSKLKSKVKSKTDINHKKHLPVPDLPIELKTHLNTSFKIPKKNSSVTSIDRNASELNCLHKEANDPDIQRKRFQKERKPRDNTTKNRDWKQKRSETSGPPKEREPSPDYFDPALDDHSPSPQRIPPTPPQADPPTSASGPPKPTPRNENWKFEPPNRGANKPTFQEIWNIPKEKPEVWAQPPWQANNAPSNTIGSGDTWDAEPAQRPLREQNLNSRQNVPPDSRDNWSPGGPKARGPHQRNTIDAGESWSPGGAAQRKPQQTIDHGESWSPGRSKSNPRQEMPRRRSISPRQVQLSNTISTGDMWDDAGPGPASRSQDRARNPLLSDETWDDDQEPTGLAAYPIDRRSPSIDEPSFNRASPERRRQNQVADRQRSLDRRRRSADRSPIRPDRRNFRRSRSRDRSPIHRQRSRSPALQGRRSLDRWNPGVNRSPDRRNLARDRSPYVDMRQRGRSRSPPIHRRGSPFRGSPSRVPSRSRRSCSPPRPDLSLGASDMWDADRPLQRMQRLSPRQDTPRNTLLSGDNWDDDVPLRDRERQPRDQRFPLERISPDFEGSRSRERDRERDRSLSGRRDTSFDRPLMFERSDNRWSRDRSPDRRKRSRSRSPERWPMERPSVRRRRSFGEHSPSYQNTLDYWKAVEDEEMGNISPERHESPERWSPRDILEPGDRSWSPPPPRVEKAHKSRIDSEEIWANEPKPKYSREVSGSYSPSSALDAISSEDEDDFGNTKRGKKQPFDTIPLKLLSRTQSPPIRLGDLSVAAVSTLDRDRDASRDSFDSIPSYKDLDSTTLGSMDNKESSSKASSKADIVPENLLPQPHVAPDEKKTVLDNLKQRAERLKKLEEMKQARQKLLAQIKQKSVANVLPSAEPEPKPSEAPESVKPVDQGLEDETKESKSEPLVVSQTAVSPRALLATVNALLSSVDKSLIKPSVPEPGSLPIPLSQIVPVPVPVCPVPLPVCPPLPPIAAPPIPPLPADAPPPPPPDNPPPPPTEPIAKSAIPFPANAWVPSPFAPMLPVDVSQPPPPLVNPLLQPMEPQRQLEDDQPSHDFPNFHRETRTSDSPLHPSGFLGRFQGPELNRRPNLPVAPNLPSLVPPEENMFIRKGIHDFNERPFQHGANRNMRPEPNRGQNFNDHPGRNQSNIAPPEENRFGRGGDQDFNPNRRPNFNAQQGNNQFNAFPPEDNEMVQRHNFNGNNFPQGGNRDPRQQGRPNFQQQQRFGGNQQFDQNQQQRDPRQSHAGNIYGGGRGRGGRFNRNQGNNFNNNQGNRFNNFNNNNPGNNFINQGNRFNNNRRNNFNDNFGGNPGNFDNCDSGNDFEDNSGNNFNNNSDNNFNNNFNDNSDCNFNDNSDNNFDSNFNDDSADNSFNNNPGNNFNNNSGNRFNNNNNQQQRFNFQQRNQRFNNNNRFNNQQQQQQPRFMQQMMMQQQQMFDEGCFDMNEMDGGDNGGGGDENWDDME; via the coding sequence ATGACCACATTTGGCAACGTTAGCTTCGTACTGAAAACTACTACCGTGACGTACGTAGTATTCGAAGAGCCCTCAGCAGTCGAGTCCAGTTGCCGGTGTGACTATCTGGACAAGTATCCCGTGACGATCCGGTCGGTACTGGACGGTTCCACCGGTGCATCCATCGAGACCTGTATCTTGGAGCAGATCGATCAGAACAGTAGTCTACTGGTGGACGAAGAGGAAGGCcaaatcaacaatttcatgcAACTTTTGGACATGGAGAACTTGGACGATTATTTGGAAGCGGACGAGAAAGATAAGAGCACCAACTCGGACAAACCGCTTCTAGAGGTTGGGAACGAGGAGATCATCGTGACCGAAGAGGAAATCGTCCCAGATGGCGAGGCAGGTGCTGACGTGGCCGCGATCGAAGAACAAGCACTGCAGTCGCAGGGTAAAGCAACGCCCGGCACGGTTCTGGTAGATCATCGGACCAAGAGTATATTACAGCTCAGCTGTAATTTGCTACGCTTGGTTGATTTGCCTCAGTTGAGGGTAGCTGTGCGAAAGGTCTCCAAGCGCGAACATGTTCCTAGGAAGAGTGGCCCGAAGAAGCCGAGCAGCAGCGACGCGACAGTTaaggaaaagaagaaaaaagagAAGAGCCCCGAACGGAAGCAAACTCTTTCTGAATCAGAGAAAAAGGCTGGAGATCCAGTAACTAGTAAAACAAAGAAAAAGGAGAAGAAAGACGAAGGGCGTGtcgaagagaagaaaaatgagaacagGGATGAAGAACGTAGCGAAGAGAAGAAGGATGAAGAACGTGGGCAAGAGAAGAAAAAGGAGAAGAGCCCCGAACGAAAGAAAACTCTTTCTGAAATAGAGAAAAAGGCGGGAGATCCAGTAACTAGTAAAACAAAGAAAAAGGAGAAGGACAAAGGTCATgaagaaatgaagaaaaaaGAGAAGAAGGATAAAGAACGTGGCGAAGAGAAGAGAAAAGAAGACAAACCGCACATAAAAGATGAAGTTTTTACCAGTGGTGATATCGAAATGAAACAAGAAAAACCTGTGGAAAAGTCCacaaaaaagaaacatgaaaaagTAGTTGTTCCAGCTACCGGTGTAGGAAGCAAAAACAAAGTCGTAAGCATGCCAGCGGCAGTCAGTGAAGAACAAGAAATTGCACGAGAAAAACTCAAGAAGGAAACTGAAAGCAACGTCAAGCATCAGAAGCAAAGGAAGGAAGTTAAGGTGAATGAAGAAACTGGACCAACTAAATCTGAAACAACACAAGATGCCAGTGAAGTGAAGCGCCCTGTGAAAAATGAAGCCAGTGTACATCAGCAGTTCGGGAAAAAAGCTTTCGTGCAATTAACTAAGTTATCTCCGGAACAAATTGAAAGTTTGTCCACGATTCGGAGGGAAAGTGTTACTAGTCAAATCAAAGCTGAGGATGCTCCAGGAAAGAAACAAGTGAAATCAGAGGATGTTGTACCCGGCAAAAAGCGGAAACCTGGCCCTGACAAAGCGGCTATGAAAAGGCATTTGGACTCGATGAAGGTTGAGGCAACTGAAGTGACCACGAAGAAGCCCATAAAACGTGTGTTATCTGATAGTGAAGATGAATCATCATCGAAACCATCAGATCCGAACTGTAATACACCAAAAGCGTCGCATAAAACGGCTGGACCCGGCTCATcgcaaaagaagaagaaaccgaAACTTGAGAAATCAGTCGAAAAGGAATCAAGTGTAGCGTTGGATACTGAACAGACGCAACAGGAAGAGTCGAGTACAAAAGATGAGAAACAGTCTGAAgtagctaatgaacaacttgtCGACGTATCGACAGCTTCTTCCGAAGTGTTTGGCAAGATTAGCGAATCAGTTCCTGACATAGCGAATACGGTTGAAATATGCCAAGTGGAGTCCGCAGCCGATATCGAGTCGGAAGATGAACAGCCCTTGGTAATTGATGAACCAGAAGAGGAAGTTATCGAAATACAGTCCATGGAACAGAAGAAACCGGACCGGATAGTTGTCGCCCTAGATGCAAAGAGCGCCGGACTTTTGAAAGGAAAGACGCATGATGAAAATCTTCTGTTTCTCGACGTTTTACCTAAGCTTCTGGTGAAACTGAAACGAATTACTTCTACAGAACACATCGTATCCAGGCCCAAGGATCATGCAACCAAATCCAGCGATCACCACGTGAAACCACCCGCTCCGAAAAAGGTATCTTTCGACGCTTCTTCTGTTAAGAAAAAGGAAGAAAAATCTGATAAGCCACGCAAAACTAATCTGGATAGAATCGACAGCAAGTTCCTGCCGGCTAATTCGAAGCTTAAATCAAAGGTCAAATCCAAAACCGACATAAATCACAAGAAGCATCTCCCGGTTCCAGACTTGCCGATCGAACTCAAAACTCATCTGAACACGAGCTTCAAAATCCCCAAGAAGAATTCCAGCGTAACATCGATCGATCGTAACGCGAGCGAATTGAACTGCCTGCACAAGGAAGCAAACGATCCGGATATTCAAAGGAAACGGTTTCAGAAAGAACGCAAACCTCGTGACAACACTACCAAAAATCGCGACTGGAAACAGAAACGATCCGAAACATCCGGACCCCCCAAGGAACGCGAACCATCTCCTGATTACTTCGATCCAGCACTGGACGATCACTCTCCATCACCCCAGCGTATTCCGCCAACACCACCACAAGCCGATCCACCAACTTCGGCCAGTGGTCCACCAAAACCAACCCCTCGGAACGAAAATTGGAAGTTTGAACCACCAAACCGTGGAGCCAACAAACCTACGTTCCAAGAAATTTGGAACATCCCCAAGGAGAAACCGGAGGTTTGGGCGCAGCCGCCTTGGCAGGCCAATAATGCTCCGTCGAATACGATCGGTTCAGGAGACACTTGGGATGCTGAACCAGCGCAGAGACCTCTCCGAGAACAGAATCTAAATAGCAGACAAAACGTGCCACCCGATAGTAGAGACAACTGGTCACCAGGTGGTCCAAAGGCTCGTGGCCCACATCAAAGAAATACAATCGACGCCGGAGAATCATGGTCTCCTGGTGGTGCCGCCCAGCGGAAACCGCAACAAACGATTGATCATGGCGAATCTTGGTCCCCCGGTCGTTCCAAATCTAACCCGAGACAAGAGATGCCTCGTAGAAGAAGTATATCACCTCGGCAAGTCCAGCTGAGCAACACCATTTCTACTGGCGATATGTGGGATGACGCAGGACCAGGTCCTGCTTCTCGTAGCCAAGATCGTGCTCGGAATCCCTTGTTGAGTGATGAAACATGGGATGACGATCAAGAACCGACAGGGTTAGCAGCATATCCTATTGATCGTCGTAGTCCATCGATTGATGAACCTTCTTTCAATAGGGCATCTCCCGAGCGACGCAGACAGAATCAGGTTGCCGATCGACAGCGATCTCTCGATCGCCGAAGACGCAGTGCGGATCGATCACCCATCAGACCTGATCGAAGGAATTTCCGGCGAAGTCGAAGCCGCGATCGGTCTCCGATTCACCGACAAAGAAGTCGGTCACCTGCTCTCCAAGGACGACGATCATTGGATAGATGGAATCCAGGTGTGAACCGATCACCTGATCGCAGAAACCTTGCCCGAGATCGGTCACCATATGTCGATATGCGGCAGCGGGGTCGTAGCAGATCTCCACCGATCCATCGACGAGGTTCACCCTTCCGAGGATCTCCTAGTCGTGTACCGTCTAGATCACGTAGAAGTTGTTCACCGCCCCGTCCAGATCTTTCACTTGGCGCATCAGATATGTGGGACGCAGATAGACCATTACAGCGGATGCAACGGTTGTCGCCTCGACAAGATACTCCGAGAAATACATTGCTATCCGGAGACAACTGGGATGATGACGTTCCGCTGAGGGACAGAGAGCGTCAACCACGTGATCAAAGGTTTCCCTTGGAGCGGATATCACCCGATTTCGAGGGAAGTCGCAGTCGAGAACGCGATCGCGAACGTGATCGTTCGCTTTCTGGACGAAGGGATACTAGTTTCGATAGACCGTTAATGTTCGAGAGAAGCGACAACAGATGGAGTCGTGATCGGTCACCTGATCGCAGGAAGCGAAGCCGGTCACGATCGCCCGAAAGGTGGCCCATGGAGCGCCCATCTGTTCGGCGAAGACGCAGTTTCGGCGAACACAGTCCAAGCTACCAAAACACCTTGGATTATTGGAAGGCTGTGGAAGACGAGGAAATGGGAAACATTTCGCCAGAACGGCACGAATCTCCTGAACGCTGGTCGCCTCGTGATATTCTTGAGCCTGGGGATAGGTCATGGTCACCTCCACCTCCGCGGGTGGAAAAGGCTCACAAGAGTCGAATCGATTCCGAGGAAATATGGGCAAATGAGCCGAAACCTAAATATAGCCGAGAGGTTAGTGGTTCGTATAGTCCGTCAAGTGCTTTGGATGCCATAAGCTCCGAAGATGAAGACGATTTTGGTAATACCAAGCGTGGTAAGAAGCAGCCCTTTGACACGATCCCACTCAAGCTGCTCTCACGTACCCAGTCTCCTCCGATCAGGCTGGGCGACCTTTCTGTTGCAGCAGTCTCGACGCTGGATCGTGATCGTGACGCTTCACGTGATTCCTTTGATTCTATTCCATCATACAAAGATCTCGACTCTACGACGCTCGGAAGTATGGATAACAAGGAATCTTCGTCCAAAGCAAGCTCAAAAGCAGATATTGTACCTGAGAATCTCTTGCCCCAGCCCCATGTTGCACCGGATGAGAAAAAAACGGTGTTGGATAATTTGAAGCAGCGAGCGGAGAGATTGAAGAAACTCGAGGAGATGAAGCAAGCCAGGCAAAAGCTTCTAGCGCAAATCAAACAGAAAAGTGTGGCAAATGTCCTACCCAGTGCAGAACCGGAACCGAAACCGAGCGAAGCTCCTGAGTCAGTAAAACCCGTTGACCAGGGCCTCGAGGATGAAACGAAAGAATCGAAATCAGAGCCATTGGTAGTCAGTCAGACAGCTGTATCTCCAAGAGCCCTACTTGCTACTGTCAACGCTCTGCTTAGCAGTGTCGACAAGTCGCTCATTAAACCTTCTGTCCCTGAACCGGGTTCGCTACCCATTCCTCTGTCACAGATAGTTCCGGTGCCAGTACCAGTGTGTCCGGTACCACTTCCGGTTTGCCCACCATTACCCCCTATTGCTGCTCCTCCGATACCGCCACTTCCAGCGGACGCCCCTCCACCACCACCTCCTGACAATCCTCCACCGCCACCCACTGAACCCATTGCAAAGTCCGCTATACCGTTCCCTGCAAATGCCTGGGTTCCATCGCCCTTCGCTCCCATGCTTCCCGTAGATGTGAGTCAACCACCTCCCCCATTGGTTAACCCCCTGTTGCAACCGATGGAACCTCAGCGACAATTGGAAGACGACCAGCCCTCTCATGACTTCCCGAACTTCCACCGGGAAACAAGGACTAGCGATTCACCACTGCATCCTTCAGGCTTCTTGGGTAGATTCCAAGGCCCTGAGCTGAACAGACGACCAAATTTGCCTGTAGCACCCAACCTGCCGAGTCTAGTCCCTCCGGAAGAAAACATGTTCATCCGGAAAGGAATCCATGATTTCAATGAACGACCCTTTCAACATGGTGCTAATCGTAATATGCGTCCCGAACCCAATAGAGGTCAAAATTTTAATGATCATCCCGGGAGAAATCAATCCAACATTGCTCCTCCTGAAGAAAATAGATTCGGGCGGGGAGGCGACCAAGACTTCAACCCCAACAGGCGCCCAAATTTCAATGCCCAGCAAGGAAATAACCAATTCAACGCCTTTCCTCCGGAAGACAATGAAATGGTCCAGAGACACAACTTCAACGGAAATAATTTCCCACAAGGTGGCAATCGCGATCCACGACAACAGGGTCGACCAAATTTCCAGCAACAACAACGTTTCGGAGGAAATCAGCAATTCGATCAGAATCAGCAACAACGTGATCCACGCCAAAGCCATGCCGGAAATATTTACGGTGGAGGTCGCGGTAGGGGCGGTAGATTCAATCGCAATCAAGGCAATAACTTCAACAACAACCAGGGCAACAGGTTTAACAACTTCAATAATAACAACCCGGGTAACAATTTCATCAACCAAGGCAACAGATTCAACAACAATCGAAGAAACAATTTCAACGACAATTTCGGTGGCAATCCGGGCAATTTCGACAACTGCGATTCTGGCAatgactttgaagacaattcggGCAACAATTTCAACAACAATTCGGACAACAACTTCAACAACAATTTCAATGATAATTCGGATTGCAACTTCAATGACAATTCGGACAACAACTTCGACAGCAATTTCAACGACGATTCGGCTGACAATAGTTTCAACAACAACCCCGGCAACAACTTCAACAACAACAGCGGAAATCGcttcaacaacaacaacaatcagCAGCAAAGGTTCAATTTTCAACAGCGCAACCAGCGGTTCAACAACAACAATCGCTTCAATAatcagcaacaacagcaacagccaCGTTTCATGCAACAAATGATGATGCAGCAGCAACAGATGTTTGACGAAGGCTGCTTCGATATGAATGAAATGGATGGTGGCGACAATGGCGGCGGCGGAGATGAGAACTGGGATGATATGGAATAA